The Deinococcus sonorensis KR-87 genome includes a window with the following:
- a CDS encoding helix-turn-helix domain-containing protein, with protein sequence MSGSRRWHARLAVPTGRRSHLGFDTIGPTPYAARITLREACETRGLSVYQVAMSGTAQGTLDAGTVYRLARGETSRIDLQTLAAVAGILHTLTGQPVSVAELLSLKATGAAVPYAYRG encoded by the coding sequence ATGAGTGGGAGCCGCCGCTGGCATGCCCGGCTGGCGGTCCCGACCGGCCGGCGCTCACACCTGGGCTTCGACACGATCGGCCCCACGCCTTACGCGGCCCGGATCACCCTCAGAGAAGCCTGCGAGACGCGGGGCCTGAGTGTGTATCAGGTCGCCATGAGCGGCACGGCTCAGGGGACGTTGGATGCTGGGACGGTGTATCGGCTGGCCCGTGGCGAGACCTCCCGCATAGACCTGCAGACGCTGGCAGCGGTGGCGGGCATCTTGCACACCCTGACGGGGCAGCCGGTCAGCGTGGCTGAGCTGCTGAGCCTAAAGGCGACTGGGGCGGCCGTCCCTTACGCGTACCGGGGCTGA
- a CDS encoding AAA family ATPase, with amino-acid sequence MPQLIPCGYITFLGAREGVGKTTLLTGLAWQMTRPACGEFIGRPVPRGPVIYLNTDAADGQSRPVRFWLEQHRATFPDGDMNGVTVLENTGAGLTPVEFKELLTLAEAKQARCIIIDSFMGTFPGIDGNKLDAVMLPMLALRDFAARTGAAVIVTDHLPKKAAGEKEGDRGIMGSTGKTAQARAVHLLTRVPPKEVDGRDVLRWEVRKASFSKSGYTLGLEIERTFDEQDAAVSVQLKPYDLPEEEGQDKRGSRATAAVLAHLERSSGATVPYAELVGLAIQCSNLRDRAAREAVSRALGLIWDRIEEVKQPGRGAPKAYRLKVTPGADLFTVGQDPDQDTLLPSLPDLPGLELVGASEEVEVLTW; translated from the coding sequence GTGCCCCAGTTGATCCCCTGCGGTTACATCACCTTTCTGGGGGCGCGGGAAGGCGTGGGCAAAACCACGCTGCTGACTGGGCTCGCGTGGCAGATGACGCGGCCCGCCTGTGGGGAGTTCATCGGGCGGCCTGTGCCGCGTGGCCCGGTCATCTACCTGAACACAGACGCGGCAGACGGGCAGAGCCGCCCCGTGCGCTTCTGGCTGGAACAGCACCGGGCTACCTTCCCAGATGGCGACATGAACGGCGTGACAGTGCTAGAAAACACAGGGGCGGGCCTGACGCCCGTTGAATTCAAAGAGCTGCTGACGTTGGCAGAGGCGAAGCAGGCGCGTTGCATCATCATTGACAGCTTCATGGGCACGTTTCCAGGCATTGATGGAAACAAGCTGGATGCGGTCATGCTGCCCATGCTGGCCCTCCGGGACTTCGCGGCCCGGACCGGCGCGGCCGTCATCGTGACGGATCACCTGCCCAAGAAAGCAGCGGGGGAGAAGGAAGGTGACCGGGGCATCATGGGCAGCACTGGCAAGACGGCCCAGGCGCGGGCGGTGCATCTCCTGACCCGCGTTCCCCCTAAGGAAGTGGACGGCCGGGACGTGCTGCGCTGGGAAGTCCGAAAGGCCAGCTTCTCCAAGAGCGGCTACACCCTGGGCCTGGAGATTGAACGGACCTTCGACGAGCAGGATGCGGCGGTGAGTGTCCAACTGAAGCCCTACGATCTTCCGGAAGAAGAGGGGCAGGATAAGCGGGGCAGCCGGGCGACAGCGGCAGTCCTGGCCCACCTGGAGCGCAGCAGCGGGGCCACAGTGCCGTATGCGGAGCTGGTGGGGCTGGCCATCCAGTGCAGCAACTTGCGAGACCGAGCGGCGCGTGAAGCGGTGAGCCGGGCGTTGGGCCTGATCTGGGACCGCATCGAGGAAGTGAAGCAGCCGGGACGCGGTGCGCCGAAAGCCTACCGGCTCAAGGTGACCCCAGGCGCTGACCTGTTCACAGTTGGCCAGGACCCGGATCAGGACACCCTGTTGCCGAGTCTGCCGGACTTGCCCGGCCTGGAGCTGGTGGGCGCGTCCGAAGAGGTGGAGGTGCTGACGTGGTAG